In Massilistercora timonensis, the following are encoded in one genomic region:
- a CDS encoding YdcF family protein, producing MLWQIAFGIAGVLCVGYYLLMGITLHRWNSTFARFWPVLGGCFFLLAFLQGVLPERGAFLIRAGVCVGLVIMLTLILAVFTGMRPWKERKLSWLVVLGAHVAGVRVTDSLERRLLVAAGYLKRHPETKVVVSGGQGEGEDITEAKAMEEYLIRQGIDRERIYCEDRSATTKENLEFSAAYIKDLSLPVGIVTSHYHMYRACRYARRAGYQDLGRLRAGCLPVLFVNYMVREALAVLKLWLAG from the coding sequence ATGTTGTGGCAGATAGCTTTCGGAATAGCCGGCGTGTTGTGCGTCGGCTATTATCTGCTGATGGGGATCACCCTTCACAGGTGGAACTCTACCTTTGCCAGGTTCTGGCCTGTGCTGGGGGGCTGTTTTTTCCTCCTTGCCTTTTTGCAGGGAGTTCTGCCTGAACGGGGAGCCTTCCTTATCCGGGCAGGCGTCTGTGTAGGCCTTGTGATAATGCTGACGCTGATCCTGGCGGTATTTACCGGGATGCGGCCCTGGAAGGAACGGAAGCTTTCCTGGCTTGTAGTGCTGGGCGCCCATGTGGCGGGGGTGCGAGTGACAGATTCCCTTGAGCGGAGGCTTCTGGTGGCAGCAGGATACCTGAAGCGCCATCCGGAGACGAAGGTGGTGGTATCCGGAGGCCAGGGAGAAGGAGAGGATATCACTGAGGCAAAAGCCATGGAGGAGTACCTGATCCGGCAGGGGATCGACAGAGAGCGGATCTACTGTGAAGATCGGTCCGCCACAACCAAAGAGAATCTGGAATTCTCCGCAGCGTATATTAAGGATCTGAGCCTCCCGGTGGGGATCGTCACCAGCCATTACCATATGTACCGGGCATGCCGTTATGCCAGGCGGGCAGGGTATCAGGATCTGGGGCGTCTGCGCGCCGGCTGCCTTCCGGTACTGTTTGTCAATTATATGGTGCGGGAGGCCCTGGCGGTGCTGAAACTGTGGCTGGCGGGATAA
- a CDS encoding acyl-CoA thioesterase, with translation MSRRTCRHKVQYYETDQMGIVHHSNYIRWFEEARTDLMDQIGFGYEEMEERGILSPVLSVEADYLRMVHFGDTVTIETHIQSYNGIKLTVAYEVIGDKTGMVHCRGTSKHCFINRDGRPLSLKQACPEIHRLFAGELETQEKES, from the coding sequence TTGAGCAGAAGAACCTGCAGGCACAAAGTACAGTATTATGAGACAGACCAGATGGGGATCGTCCATCATTCCAACTATATCCGCTGGTTTGAGGAGGCAAGGACCGACCTGATGGACCAGATCGGATTTGGATATGAAGAGATGGAGGAGCGGGGGATCTTAAGCCCGGTGCTCTCCGTGGAGGCAGATTACCTGCGGATGGTGCACTTTGGGGACACCGTTACCATCGAGACCCATATCCAGTCCTATAACGGCATCAAGCTGACTGTGGCTTATGAAGTGATCGGCGATAAGACAGGGATGGTCCACTGCCGGGGGACGTCCAAGCATTGTTTTATCAACCGGGATGGAAGGCCTCTGTCCCTGAAGCAGGCCTGCCCGGAGATCCACAGGCTGTTTGCCGGCGAACTGGAAACCCAGGAGAAAGAATCTTAA
- a CDS encoding SEC-C metal-binding domain-containing protein has translation MSHTLLEQWQSLAYNEKADRGQLQRFWGSYFQIEKEIYEQLLENPDEEVKGTVKELADKYGQEVLTMVGFLDGINESLKEPNPIETMDEDTQVSLAFDKEKLYKNMVAAKADWLYELPQWKEIYSEEELKKLYKEQKESGTIRKEKKIGRNDPCPCGSGKKYKKCCGR, from the coding sequence ATGAGTCATACGTTGTTGGAACAGTGGCAGAGCCTTGCCTATAATGAGAAAGCAGACAGAGGACAGCTTCAGAGATTCTGGGGATCTTATTTCCAGATCGAGAAGGAAATCTATGAACAGCTCCTGGAGAACCCGGATGAGGAAGTAAAGGGAACGGTGAAGGAACTGGCGGATAAGTACGGACAGGAGGTCCTTACCATGGTAGGATTCCTGGACGGCATCAACGAAAGCCTGAAAGAGCCCAATCCCATTGAGACCATGGATGAGGACACCCAGGTAAGCCTTGCTTTTGATAAAGAGAAGCTTTACAAAAACATGGTGGCGGCCAAGGCGGACTGGCTTTATGAGCTTCCCCAGTGGAAGGAGATCTACTCTGAGGAAGAACTGAAGAAGCTGTACAAAGAACAGAAGGAGTCCGGAACCATCCGCAAGGAGAAGAAGATCGGCAGAAATGATCCCTGTCCCTGCGGTTCCGGAAAGAAATATAAGAAATGTTGTGGCAGATAG